Proteins encoded within one genomic window of Thalassophryne amazonica chromosome 23, fThaAma1.1, whole genome shotgun sequence:
- the LOC117504992 gene encoding NACHT and WD repeat domain-containing protein 2 isoform X2: MKRMNPRWKSTPMWPSGAGNRQPCPRESALRRAALSGNILALPLHHVPSGRSVRVFICANPDDTEAERNALKEHVYPKLRDFCRENYGIEFQVVDLYWGVDPEEWDSPELQRLRMKLLEECLKTSAGPCFVGLVGERYGSIRVPGEVNSAEFEMILDAAMEAGLDTHILEEWYCRDENSVPPAYYLKPKAQMFKNFQNSMESSSAAKTKNDKAWRSVSEEIKKIFRTAVLQLQEKGSMKSTQAKKFLCSALEDELDFALGKQTPAFLRKCVCYIRKISNFDRFAKLPDMAKYMDIVISSDRVMRNQEAYERLLKVRDEFIPTIVAASNLRVYSSVTHCDMKLGYSQEVESHYVEGLCKQFYEDMVDIIQATVQQNFDTESDKLYDEVLQHLSLCKAYASLYTYKSESLDYIQEYLLPFKGSRMSPLVVYGGPCTGKTLLLAEVAKQAYTWLQKEMGPEADPVVIIRFIASSQLSTDLRTLLQSICEQIAINYHCLIHSLPNKIQEMRELLINLLGESSFHRPLVIVLDALEQLSDVDDARKLWWLPVHLPRTVRIVVSTLPNKHGILQKLRNLILDEGYYVELIQRDRKVCSQTLKQQLLGVQRKVTSGQQIYVNEALAKCTLPMFVNLIYREVVHWRSHKDVDDRSLCSTVHESIEQLFYSVENKLGQRFVFRALGYITMAKAGLTEVELEDILSLDNIVLGDVIVASYLRNPLRISYDLVAKLKEELEGYLVERQVRNVTLMVWANRHLHLIAQKLYLSNEEDVHQMHSLLAEYFLGAWSGGRKKIFTYDNNHFTSLNISHHKNPHHQQPHEKPSSDKYSYDRQTPEQPWVFQCNLLEPDIFFVNHRKMTELVYHLSRSGRTDDLMFGVIMNFSWLYTMIKIGQFEKAITDIDLAYSYTQEKELKFLATTLRSIKVKVLKNPTSLSAELQQRLLPVVTSLPKLRHLLLECDKDGPKYCSIVPLHSSMDVTYSPERLPLCSSYMQIVEILPTLAPNIVLVALEDGSVSTWDVESRQLLRQIDTAQSVVLGIRLTTDEKYLVVATTKNTLLIYDNHKSCLLSEVEIKGSKHGGVTGGVAFINGFTLSTHHALAWLEASKDVNVIDLLYGWPLYQFHCWYEVTCVQCSPDGMYAFCGQYLNTASIFHLGNGDKLATVTSEFSGGFVKSILVLDTLHQMVMIDNEGSLSVWNTKEITNPRLMEDYDCRGDESEVVGIELSEDQRSILICKARSIEVLDTKVWKMVEKFKAKRSERFVAAVLSKNGQSIVASMENTSSIFVWRRDSGQCMASLIEISGAIVKLIKSVHHNLLLSVASSGVLSVWDIDIITAMSNIDKTGKKIQNLLLTGREDYVFTMDGSEAVHKWNFGTGFIETVFKHEGIVENCVLTSSGDLMVTSDDKCSQYIWQTNTGENIFRINGQRISQLLITHNDQFVVSLCEQNASRVWRLATGHKVCNILVTLQNALITTANTFLVGTTKNKLLAVSLWSGSVSKKFVCDDGITIVNFKLIPDCPDCVVFITSTETVFIWNVADESVCRRVQLPSNFLKNLEDFQISPNGKLGIVSKGDENINVLDLHNGKLRLVHAAGIIWRQKLSRDGRYLVYVCFRNCDEDDEAGVVSSLIVMRLADGKSIGTCSLYKTPTFLSLSQRALNIIIGFEDGSIGTYTVVDRVDAALKIKIATSNSRQIVNNASQKVRPKCSNHSFKTIADCVWRESTEVFSRDSPINVSDSGEGETTTPTKKGELVQ, from the exons GGTCTCGTGGGGGAACGGTATGGCAGCATCCGCGTGCCTGGCGAGGTGAACTCGGCAGAATTTGAGATGATCCTGGACGCAGCCATGGAGGCGGGGCTGGACACACACATTTTGGAAGAGTGGTACTGCAGGGACGAAAACTCCGTGCCACCCGCATACTACCTCAAACCCAAAGCCCAAATGTTTAAGAACTTCCAGAACTCT ATGGAGTCCAGCAGCGCGGCCAAGACCAAGAACGACAAAGCCTGGAGGAGCGTGTCGGAGGAGATCAAGAAGATATTCCGCACGGCGGTGCTGCAGCTTCAAGAGAAAGGGTCCATGAAAAGCACTCAGGCCAAGAAATTCCTTTGTTCTG CCTTGGAAGATGAGTTGGACTTTGCTCTTGGGAAACAAACTCCTGCCTTCCTCAGGAAATGTGTCTGCTACATTCGCAAAATCTCCAACTTCGACCGCTTTGCCAAACTCCCCGACATGGCAAAATACATGGATATTGTCATTAGCAGCGACCGCGTCATGCGTAATCAGGAAGCCTACGAACGTCTGCTGAAGGTGCGTGATGAATTCATCCCCACCATCGTGGCCGCCTCCAACCTCCGAGTCTACTCGTCGGTCACGCACTGCGACATGAAGCTGGGCTACTCCCAAGAGGTGGAGAGCCACTACGTAGAAGGTCTGTGTAAACAGTTCTACGAGGACATGGTGGACATCATTCAAGCCACGGTCCAGCAGAACTTTGACACCGAGTCTGACAAACTGTACGACGAGGTTTTACAACACCTGTCGCTGTGCAAAGCCTATGCATCGCTGTACACGTACAAGAGCGAGTCACTGGATTACATACAAGAGTACCTTCTGCCATTCAAGGGGAGCAGAATGAGCCCTCTGGTGGTGTACGGGGGGCCGTGCACAGGAAAAACATTGCTGCTCGCCGAAGTCGCCAAACAG GCCTACACATGGTTGCAGAAAGAAATGGGCCCCGAAGCCGACCCTGTGGTTATTATCCGATTTATTGCCTCCAGCCAGCTCTCCACAGACCTACGCACCCTCCTCCAGAGCATCTGTGAGCAGATTGCAATAAACTACCACTGCCTGATCCACTCTTTGCCTAACAAGATCCAGGAGATGAGGGAGCTCCTCATCAATCTTCTCGGGGAATCTTCTTTCCACAGGCcccttgtgattgtcctggatgctCTGGAGCAGCTCTCTGACGTTGATGATGCCCGCAAGCTGTGGTGGCTTCCTGTACACCTGCCACGAACAGTTCGCATTGTGGTGTCTACATTGCCCAATAAGCACGGCATCTTGCAGAAGCTCCGAAATCTCATCCTTGATGAGGGATATTACGTGGAATTAATACAGAGAGACCGCAAGGTCTGCAGCCAAACACTGAAGCAGCAGTTACTGGGGGTACAGAGGAAGGTCACCTCAGGCCAGCAGATATACGTCAATGAGGCGCTTGCCAAGTGCACACTACCCATGTTTGTCAACCTCATTTACAGAGAGGTAGTTCATTGGCGGTCTCACAAAGATGTGGATGACAGGTCTTTGTGTTCCACGGTACATGAGAGCATAGAACAGTTATTCTACTCAGTGGAGAACAAGCTGGGCCAAAGATTCGTCTTCAGAGCATTGGGGTATATCACAATGGCCAAGGCTGGATTAACTGAGGTTGAGTTAGAGGACATCCTATCCCTGGATAACATAGTCCTTGGTGATGTCATTGTGGCATCTTACCTTAGAAACCCCCTGAGGATCTCGTATGACTTGGTTGCAAAGCTTAAAGAAGAGCTGGAGGGTTATTTGGTGGAGCGGCAGGTACGGAATGTCACTCTGATGGTCTGGGCCAACAGACACCTACACCTCATTGCTCAGAAGTTGTATCTCAGCAATGAAGAGGATGTTCATCAGATGCACAGCCTCTTAGCGGAGTACTTTCTGGGTGCGTGGTCAGGAGGCAGGAAGAAGATCTTTACCTATGATAACAATCATTTCACATCCCTTAATATTTCTCATCACAAAAACCCTCACCATCAGCAGCCCCACGAGAAGCCCTCGTCAGACAAATATTCCTACGACAGGCAGACTCCTGAGCAGCCTTGGGTGTTCCAGTGCAACCTTTTGGAACCCGACATTTTCTTCGTCAATCATCGAAAAATGACAGAACTGGTGTACCACCTGAGCAGGAGTGGGCGCACTGACGATCTTATGTTTGGGGTCATCATGAACTTCAGCTGGCTCTATACAATGATCAAGATTGGCCAGTTTGAAAAGGCTATTACAGACATTGACCTAGCTTATAGCTATACTCAAGAAAAGGAGCTAAAGTTCTTGGCCACAACTCTCCGTAGTATCAAAGTCAAAGTGTTGAAAAATCCAACATCGCTGTCGGCAGAACTGCAGCAAAGGTTGTTGCCAGTTGTCACCTCCCTTCCCAAGCTCAGACACCTCCTCTTGGAGTGTGACAAAGACGGCCCAAAGTATTGCTCTATTGTGCCTCTTCACTCCTCTATGGATGTCACCTACAGTCCAGAAAGGCTTCCTCTGTGTTCCAGCTACATGCAAATAGTGGAAATCCTGCCTACACTGGCCCCAAACATTGTCCTTGTGGCACTAGAAGATGGATCTGTCAGCACATGGGATGTGGAGAGCAGACAACTTCTGCGTCAAATTGATACAGCTCAGTCTGTAGTGCTGGGAATCAGGTTAACCACTGATGAGAAGTATCTTGTTGTGGCTACAACCAAAAACACGCTGCTCATCTATGACAACCATAAATCCTGCCTTTTATCTGAGGTTGAAATCAAGGGATCTAAGCATGGTGGTGTCACTGGGGGTGTGGCCTTCATTAATGGTTTTACTTTGTCTACTCATCATGCTTTGGCTTGGCTCGAGGCGAGTAAAGATGTCAATGTCATTGACTTACTGTATGGTTGGCCTCTCTACCAGTTCCATTGCTGGTATGAGGTGACATGTGTCCAGTGCTCTCCAGATGGGATGTATGCATTCTGTGGCCAGTATCTCAACACTGCATCAATATTTCATCTGGGAAATGGAGACAAGTTGGCTACTGTCACCTCTGAGTTTTCTGGGGGCTTCGTCAAGTCCATCCTTGTTCTGGACACTCTTCACCAGATGGTGATGATTGACAATGAAGGCAGTTTGTCTGTTTGGAACACAAAAGAAATCACCAACCCACGACTGATGGAAGATTATGACTGTCGAGGCGATGAAAGTGAAGTTGTAGGCATTGAGTTATCAGAAGATCAGCGATCTATTCTCATTTGTAAGGCCAGAAGCATTGAGGTTTTGGACACAAAAGTGTGGAAAATGGTTGAAAAGTTCAAAGCCAAGCGTAGTGAACGCTTTGTGGCTGCAGTTCTCTCCAAGAATGGCCAAAGCATTGTGGCCTCCATGGAGAACACATCATCCATTTTTGTCTGGAGGAGGGACAGTGGACAGTGCATGGCTAGCCTAATTGAGATCTCAGGGGCCATCGTCAAGCTCATTAAATCAGTCCACCACAACCTGCTGCTTTCTGTTGCCAGTAGTGGAGTGCTGTCAGTTTGGGATATCGATATTATCACTGCCATGTCAAATATTGACAAAACGGGCAAGAAAATTCAAAACTTACTACTAACTGGCAGAGAGGATTACGTATTCACCATGGACGGCTCAGAAGCTGTTCACAAGTGGAACTTTGGCACAGGTTTCATTGAGACAGTCTTCAAACATGAGGGCATAGTGGAGAACTGTGTCCTAACCTCCTCAGGGGACCTCATGGTGACATCAGATGACAAGTGCAGTCAGTACATCTGGCAAACAAATACTGGGGAAAATATCTTCCGCATTAATGGACAGAGAATATCACAGCTGCTAATTACACATAATGACCAATTTGTTGTGTCCCTCTGTGAGCAAAATGCCTCCAGGGTCTGGAGGCTTGCTACTGGGCACAAAGTGTGCAACATCTTAGTCACCCTCCAGAATGCCCTGATCACAACAGCCAACACTTTCCTTGTGGGAACAACTAAAAACAAGCTCCTCGCTGTCAGCCTTTGGTCTGGAAGCGTATCCAAGAAGTTTGTTTGTGATGATGGCATTACCATCGTTAACTTCAAACTCATTCCGGACTGCCCAGACTGTGTGGTTTTCATCACATCCACTGAGACCGTCTTCATCTGGAATGTCGCAGATGAGTCTGTTTGCAGGAGAGTCCAGCTGCCATCCAACTTCCTCAAAAACCTAGAGGACTTTCAGATCTCACCAAATGGGAAACTAGGAATTGTGTCCAAAGGCGATGAGAACATTAATGTCCTAGACCTTCACAATGGAAAACTGAGACTTGTCCATGCTGCTGGTATTATTTGGAGGCAGAAATTATCAAGGGATGGACGTTATCTTGTATACGTGTGTTTCCGGAACTGTGATGAAGACGACGAGGCTGGTGTTGTGTCCAGTCTGATTGTGATGCGCCTTGCTGATGGTAAGAGCATCGGAACATGCTCTCTATACAAGACACCCACTTTCTTGTCTCTCTCACAACGTGCGCTGAACATCATTATCGGCTTTGAGGATGGTAGCATTGGCACATACACAGTTGTGGACCGCGTGGACGCTGCTCTAAAGATAAAGATCGCCACCTCAAACAGCCGGCAGATTGTCAACAACGCCTCACAAAAGGTGCGGCCCAAGTGCAGCAACCATTCCTTTAAGACCATTGCTGACTGCGTTTGGAGGGAGTCCACAGAGGTCTTCTCCAGGGATAGCCCCATCAATGTGTCAGACTCTGGAGAAGGTGAGACAACTACCCCTACCAAAAAGGGAGAACTGGTGCAGTAA
- the LOC117504992 gene encoding NACHT and WD repeat domain-containing protein 2 isoform X3, whose translation MWPSGAGNRQPCPRESALRRAALSGNILALPLHHVPSGRSVRVFICANPDDTEAERNALKEHVYPKLRDFCRENYGIEFQVVDLYWGVDPEEWDSPELQRLRMKLLEECLKTSAGPCFVGLVGERYGSIRVPGEVNSAEFEMILDAAMEAGLDTHILEEWYCRDENSVPPAYYLKPKAQMFKNFQNSMESSSAAKTKNDKAWRSVSEEIKKIFRTAVLQLQEKGSMKSTQAKKFLCSALEDELDFALGKQTPAFLRKCVCYIRKISNFDRFAKLPDMAKYMDIVISSDRVMRNQEAYERLLKVRDEFIPTIVAASNLRVYSSVTHCDMKLGYSQEVESHYVEGLCKQFYEDMVDIIQATVQQNFDTESDKLYDEVLQHLSLCKAYASLYTYKSESLDYIQEYLLPFKGSRMSPLVVYGGPCTGKTLLLAEVAKQAYTWLQKEMGPEADPVVIIRFIASSQLSTDLRTLLQSICEQIAINYHCLIHSLPNKIQEMRELLINLLGESSFHRPLVIVLDALEQLSDVDDARKLWWLPVHLPRTVRIVVSTLPNKHGILQKLRNLILDEGYYVELIQRDRKVCSQTLKQQLLGVQRKVTSGQQIYVNEALAKCTLPMFVNLIYREVVHWRSHKDVDDRSLCSTVHESIEQLFYSVENKLGQRFVFRALGYITMAKAGLTEVELEDILSLDNIVLGDVIVASYLRNPLRISYDLVAKLKEELEGYLVERQVRNVTLMVWANRHLHLIAQKLYLSNEEDVHQMHSLLAEYFLGAWSGGRKKIFTYDNNHFTSLNISHHKNPHHQQPHEKPSSDKYSYDRQTPEQPWVFQCNLLEPDIFFVNHRKMTELVYHLSRSGRTDDLMFGVIMNFSWLYTMIKIGQFEKAITDIDLAYSYTQEKELKFLATTLRSIKVKVLKNPTSLSAELQQRLLPVVTSLPKLRHLLLECDKDGPKYCSIVPLHSSMDVTYSPERLPLCSSYMQIVEILPTLAPNIVLVALEDGSVSTWDVESRQLLRQIDTAQSVVLGIRLTTDEKYLVVATTKNTLLIYDNHKSCLLSEVEIKGSKHGGVTGGVAFINGFTLSTHHALAWLEASKDVNVIDLLYGWPLYQFHCWYEVTCVQCSPDGMYAFCGQYLNTASIFHLGNGDKLATVTSEFSGGFVKSILVLDTLHQMVMIDNEGSLSVWNTKEITNPRLMEDYDCRGDESEVVGIELSEDQRSILICKARSIEVLDTKVWKMVEKFKAKRSERFVAAVLSKNGQSIVASMENTSSIFVWRRDSGQCMASLIEISGAIVKLIKSVHHNLLLSVASSGVLSVWDIDIITAMSNIDKTGKKIQNLLLTGREDYVFTMDGSEAVHKWNFGTGFIETVFKHEGIVENCVLTSSGDLMVTSDDKCSQYIWQTNTGENIFRINGQRISQLLITHNDQFVVSLCEQNASRVWRLATGHKVCNILVTLQNALITTANTFLVGTTKNKLLAVSLWSGSVSKKFVCDDGITIVNFKLIPDCPDCVVFITSTETVFIWNVADESVCRRVQLPSNFLKNLEDFQISPNGKLGIVSKGDENINVLDLHNGKLRLVHAAGIIWRQKLSRDGRYLVYVCFRNCDEDDEAGVVSSLIVMRLADGKSIGTCSLYKTPTFLSLSQRALNIIIGFEDGSIGTYTVVDRVDAALKIKIATSNSRQIVNNASQKVRPKCSNHSFKTIADCVWRESTEVFSRDSPINVSDSGEGETTTPTKKGELVQ comes from the exons GGTCTCGTGGGGGAACGGTATGGCAGCATCCGCGTGCCTGGCGAGGTGAACTCGGCAGAATTTGAGATGATCCTGGACGCAGCCATGGAGGCGGGGCTGGACACACACATTTTGGAAGAGTGGTACTGCAGGGACGAAAACTCCGTGCCACCCGCATACTACCTCAAACCCAAAGCCCAAATGTTTAAGAACTTCCAGAACTCT ATGGAGTCCAGCAGCGCGGCCAAGACCAAGAACGACAAAGCCTGGAGGAGCGTGTCGGAGGAGATCAAGAAGATATTCCGCACGGCGGTGCTGCAGCTTCAAGAGAAAGGGTCCATGAAAAGCACTCAGGCCAAGAAATTCCTTTGTTCTG CCTTGGAAGATGAGTTGGACTTTGCTCTTGGGAAACAAACTCCTGCCTTCCTCAGGAAATGTGTCTGCTACATTCGCAAAATCTCCAACTTCGACCGCTTTGCCAAACTCCCCGACATGGCAAAATACATGGATATTGTCATTAGCAGCGACCGCGTCATGCGTAATCAGGAAGCCTACGAACGTCTGCTGAAGGTGCGTGATGAATTCATCCCCACCATCGTGGCCGCCTCCAACCTCCGAGTCTACTCGTCGGTCACGCACTGCGACATGAAGCTGGGCTACTCCCAAGAGGTGGAGAGCCACTACGTAGAAGGTCTGTGTAAACAGTTCTACGAGGACATGGTGGACATCATTCAAGCCACGGTCCAGCAGAACTTTGACACCGAGTCTGACAAACTGTACGACGAGGTTTTACAACACCTGTCGCTGTGCAAAGCCTATGCATCGCTGTACACGTACAAGAGCGAGTCACTGGATTACATACAAGAGTACCTTCTGCCATTCAAGGGGAGCAGAATGAGCCCTCTGGTGGTGTACGGGGGGCCGTGCACAGGAAAAACATTGCTGCTCGCCGAAGTCGCCAAACAG GCCTACACATGGTTGCAGAAAGAAATGGGCCCCGAAGCCGACCCTGTGGTTATTATCCGATTTATTGCCTCCAGCCAGCTCTCCACAGACCTACGCACCCTCCTCCAGAGCATCTGTGAGCAGATTGCAATAAACTACCACTGCCTGATCCACTCTTTGCCTAACAAGATCCAGGAGATGAGGGAGCTCCTCATCAATCTTCTCGGGGAATCTTCTTTCCACAGGCcccttgtgattgtcctggatgctCTGGAGCAGCTCTCTGACGTTGATGATGCCCGCAAGCTGTGGTGGCTTCCTGTACACCTGCCACGAACAGTTCGCATTGTGGTGTCTACATTGCCCAATAAGCACGGCATCTTGCAGAAGCTCCGAAATCTCATCCTTGATGAGGGATATTACGTGGAATTAATACAGAGAGACCGCAAGGTCTGCAGCCAAACACTGAAGCAGCAGTTACTGGGGGTACAGAGGAAGGTCACCTCAGGCCAGCAGATATACGTCAATGAGGCGCTTGCCAAGTGCACACTACCCATGTTTGTCAACCTCATTTACAGAGAGGTAGTTCATTGGCGGTCTCACAAAGATGTGGATGACAGGTCTTTGTGTTCCACGGTACATGAGAGCATAGAACAGTTATTCTACTCAGTGGAGAACAAGCTGGGCCAAAGATTCGTCTTCAGAGCATTGGGGTATATCACAATGGCCAAGGCTGGATTAACTGAGGTTGAGTTAGAGGACATCCTATCCCTGGATAACATAGTCCTTGGTGATGTCATTGTGGCATCTTACCTTAGAAACCCCCTGAGGATCTCGTATGACTTGGTTGCAAAGCTTAAAGAAGAGCTGGAGGGTTATTTGGTGGAGCGGCAGGTACGGAATGTCACTCTGATGGTCTGGGCCAACAGACACCTACACCTCATTGCTCAGAAGTTGTATCTCAGCAATGAAGAGGATGTTCATCAGATGCACAGCCTCTTAGCGGAGTACTTTCTGGGTGCGTGGTCAGGAGGCAGGAAGAAGATCTTTACCTATGATAACAATCATTTCACATCCCTTAATATTTCTCATCACAAAAACCCTCACCATCAGCAGCCCCACGAGAAGCCCTCGTCAGACAAATATTCCTACGACAGGCAGACTCCTGAGCAGCCTTGGGTGTTCCAGTGCAACCTTTTGGAACCCGACATTTTCTTCGTCAATCATCGAAAAATGACAGAACTGGTGTACCACCTGAGCAGGAGTGGGCGCACTGACGATCTTATGTTTGGGGTCATCATGAACTTCAGCTGGCTCTATACAATGATCAAGATTGGCCAGTTTGAAAAGGCTATTACAGACATTGACCTAGCTTATAGCTATACTCAAGAAAAGGAGCTAAAGTTCTTGGCCACAACTCTCCGTAGTATCAAAGTCAAAGTGTTGAAAAATCCAACATCGCTGTCGGCAGAACTGCAGCAAAGGTTGTTGCCAGTTGTCACCTCCCTTCCCAAGCTCAGACACCTCCTCTTGGAGTGTGACAAAGACGGCCCAAAGTATTGCTCTATTGTGCCTCTTCACTCCTCTATGGATGTCACCTACAGTCCAGAAAGGCTTCCTCTGTGTTCCAGCTACATGCAAATAGTGGAAATCCTGCCTACACTGGCCCCAAACATTGTCCTTGTGGCACTAGAAGATGGATCTGTCAGCACATGGGATGTGGAGAGCAGACAACTTCTGCGTCAAATTGATACAGCTCAGTCTGTAGTGCTGGGAATCAGGTTAACCACTGATGAGAAGTATCTTGTTGTGGCTACAACCAAAAACACGCTGCTCATCTATGACAACCATAAATCCTGCCTTTTATCTGAGGTTGAAATCAAGGGATCTAAGCATGGTGGTGTCACTGGGGGTGTGGCCTTCATTAATGGTTTTACTTTGTCTACTCATCATGCTTTGGCTTGGCTCGAGGCGAGTAAAGATGTCAATGTCATTGACTTACTGTATGGTTGGCCTCTCTACCAGTTCCATTGCTGGTATGAGGTGACATGTGTCCAGTGCTCTCCAGATGGGATGTATGCATTCTGTGGCCAGTATCTCAACACTGCATCAATATTTCATCTGGGAAATGGAGACAAGTTGGCTACTGTCACCTCTGAGTTTTCTGGGGGCTTCGTCAAGTCCATCCTTGTTCTGGACACTCTTCACCAGATGGTGATGATTGACAATGAAGGCAGTTTGTCTGTTTGGAACACAAAAGAAATCACCAACCCACGACTGATGGAAGATTATGACTGTCGAGGCGATGAAAGTGAAGTTGTAGGCATTGAGTTATCAGAAGATCAGCGATCTATTCTCATTTGTAAGGCCAGAAGCATTGAGGTTTTGGACACAAAAGTGTGGAAAATGGTTGAAAAGTTCAAAGCCAAGCGTAGTGAACGCTTTGTGGCTGCAGTTCTCTCCAAGAATGGCCAAAGCATTGTGGCCTCCATGGAGAACACATCATCCATTTTTGTCTGGAGGAGGGACAGTGGACAGTGCATGGCTAGCCTAATTGAGATCTCAGGGGCCATCGTCAAGCTCATTAAATCAGTCCACCACAACCTGCTGCTTTCTGTTGCCAGTAGTGGAGTGCTGTCAGTTTGGGATATCGATATTATCACTGCCATGTCAAATATTGACAAAACGGGCAAGAAAATTCAAAACTTACTACTAACTGGCAGAGAGGATTACGTATTCACCATGGACGGCTCAGAAGCTGTTCACAAGTGGAACTTTGGCACAGGTTTCATTGAGACAGTCTTCAAACATGAGGGCATAGTGGAGAACTGTGTCCTAACCTCCTCAGGGGACCTCATGGTGACATCAGATGACAAGTGCAGTCAGTACATCTGGCAAACAAATACTGGGGAAAATATCTTCCGCATTAATGGACAGAGAATATCACAGCTGCTAATTACACATAATGACCAATTTGTTGTGTCCCTCTGTGAGCAAAATGCCTCCAGGGTCTGGAGGCTTGCTACTGGGCACAAAGTGTGCAACATCTTAGTCACCCTCCAGAATGCCCTGATCACAACAGCCAACACTTTCCTTGTGGGAACAACTAAAAACAAGCTCCTCGCTGTCAGCCTTTGGTCTGGAAGCGTATCCAAGAAGTTTGTTTGTGATGATGGCATTACCATCGTTAACTTCAAACTCATTCCGGACTGCCCAGACTGTGTGGTTTTCATCACATCCACTGAGACCGTCTTCATCTGGAATGTCGCAGATGAGTCTGTTTGCAGGAGAGTCCAGCTGCCATCCAACTTCCTCAAAAACCTAGAGGACTTTCAGATCTCACCAAATGGGAAACTAGGAATTGTGTCCAAAGGCGATGAGAACATTAATGTCCTAGACCTTCACAATGGAAAACTGAGACTTGTCCATGCTGCTGGTATTATTTGGAGGCAGAAATTATCAAGGGATGGACGTTATCTTGTATACGTGTGTTTCCGGAACTGTGATGAAGACGACGAGGCTGGTGTTGTGTCCAGTCTGATTGTGATGCGCCTTGCTGATGGTAAGAGCATCGGAACATGCTCTCTATACAAGACACCCACTTTCTTGTCTCTCTCACAACGTGCGCTGAACATCATTATCGGCTTTGAGGATGGTAGCATTGGCACATACACAGTTGTGGACCGCGTGGACGCTGCTCTAAAGATAAAGATCGCCACCTCAAACAGCCGGCAGATTGTCAACAACGCCTCACAAAAGGTGCGGCCCAAGTGCAGCAACCATTCCTTTAAGACCATTGCTGACTGCGTTTGGAGGGAGTCCACAGAGGTCTTCTCCAGGGATAGCCCCATCAATGTGTCAGACTCTGGAGAAGGTGAGACAACTACCCCTACCAAAAAGGGAGAACTGGTGCAGTAA